The following coding sequences are from one Campylobacter sp. RM16187 window:
- a CDS encoding aryl sulfotransferase, with protein MRSVFLAIASIISAFAATLCCLPALVFLIFGSTFTLFGFTEQLSEFRGILSILALVCLALSIFYFFKKDRSCSLKKTGKKWLLIYVFLAVFVFILLSYPEVLGAIYA; from the coding sequence TTGAGAAGTGTATTTTTAGCCATTGCTTCGATAATAAGTGCCTTTGCGGCTACACTTTGTTGCTTGCCGGCACTTGTTTTTTTGATATTTGGATCTACATTTACTCTTTTTGGTTTTACCGAGCAGCTAAGCGAATTTAGAGGGATTTTAAGTATTCTTGCCCTTGTTTGCTTGGCTCTTTCTATATTTTATTTTTTTAAAAAAGATAGAAGTTGCTCGCTTAAAAAAACAGGCAAAAAATGGCTTTTGATATACGTTTTTTTAGCTGTTTTTGTGTTTATTTTGCTATCATATCCTGAAGTTTTGGGAGCTATCTATGCGTAA
- a CDS encoding heavy-metal-associated domain-containing protein: MRKFIALILLCAFVFADQKVVILVEEMHCPLCTAMVRKALLKVDGVKEVKASLRDKTAVVKMLKDISEQQLLDAVATTGYKGKIINNLKE; the protein is encoded by the coding sequence ATGCGTAAATTTATCGCTCTTATCTTGCTTTGTGCTTTTGTATTTGCCGATCAAAAAGTTGTTATTTTGGTTGAGGAGATGCACTGTCCGCTTTGTACGGCTATGGTTAGAAAAGCGCTATTAAAAGTAGATGGCGTAAAAGAAGTAAAGGCTAGTTTGCGCGATAAGACGGCAGTTGTTAAGATGCTTAAAGATATAAGCGAGCAACAACTCTTAGACGCAGTAGCAACAACAGGCTATAAAGGTAAGATAATAAATAACTTAAAGGAGTAG
- a CDS encoding M20/M25/M40 family metallo-hydrolase, translated as MQKNDVMSDFKKLCEIPHCSYETEQMREFLVEFAKSQGFNVDVDELGNIHAHKGNPKICLQSHYDMVCVGAAPKLELIEENGILRAKNSTLGADNGIGVAMMMGAMREFANLECLFTNDEEVGLVGANGFKGKIIAPNLLNLDSEEDDRVTLGCAGGINVSAKVSDEKVKKIGKVYEVSVTGLPGGHSGNEIHKNIPSSIKIIGKFLAENGCELISLDFGERSNSIPANARCKVLCAQELKSNGLVEVVALNEDSAEVLAHSGKILALINSFPQGVRSYNVELNMVNNSINLSTVKQKDGLVEFDFFGRAMTREGLDIVGFETKTLAEALGFDVSVRDRSANWSPSISEFSEVVLEELKKFKPEAKFSAVHAGLECGILVSKQPGLEACSIGPNIHSPHSVNERCEIESVEMMDKVVRNIIARFQ; from the coding sequence ATGCAAAAAAATGACGTTATGAGCGACTTTAAAAAGCTTTGCGAAATTCCTCACTGTAGCTATGAGACGGAACAGATGAGAGAATTCTTGGTAGAATTTGCCAAATCTCAAGGCTTTAATGTAGATGTGGACGAGCTTGGAAATATACACGCTCACAAGGGAAATCCTAAAATTTGCCTTCAAAGCCACTATGATATGGTTTGCGTAGGTGCTGCTCCAAAGCTAGAGCTTATCGAAGAAAACGGGATTTTAAGAGCTAAAAACTCAACTTTAGGTGCAGATAACGGCATAGGTGTAGCCATGATGATGGGTGCAATGAGAGAGTTTGCGAATTTAGAGTGTCTATTTACTAACGATGAAGAGGTTGGTCTTGTAGGCGCAAATGGATTTAAGGGTAAGATTATCGCTCCAAATTTGTTAAATTTAGACAGCGAAGAAGATGATCGTGTGACTTTAGGTTGTGCCGGCGGTATAAACGTAAGCGCAAAGGTAAGCGATGAGAAAGTTAAAAAAATCGGAAAAGTTTATGAGGTAAGCGTTACCGGACTTCCTGGCGGTCACTCAGGTAATGAAATCCACAAAAATATACCAAGTTCTATAAAGATAATCGGCAAATTTTTAGCCGAAAACGGTTGTGAGCTGATCAGTCTTGACTTTGGCGAAAGAAGCAACTCTATCCCTGCAAATGCAAGATGCAAGGTGCTTTGCGCGCAAGAGCTAAAATCAAACGGCCTTGTAGAAGTAGTTGCTCTTAATGAAGATAGTGCCGAGGTGCTGGCTCATAGTGGTAAAATTTTAGCCCTTATTAACTCATTCCCGCAAGGCGTAAGAAGCTATAATGTCGAGCTAAATATGGTAAATAACAGCATAAATCTCTCAACCGTCAAGCAAAAAGACGGCTTGGTGGAATTTGACTTCTTCGGAAGAGCTATGACTAGAGAAGGCCTTGACATCGTAGGTTTTGAGACTAAGACTTTGGCCGAGGCTCTTGGATTTGACGTTAGCGTAAGAGATCGTTCGGCTAACTGGAGTCCGTCTATTAGCGAATTTAGCGAAGTAGTACTTGAAGAGCTTAAGAAATTTAAGCCAGAAGCTAAATTTTCGGCAGTTCACGCAGGGCTTGAATGCGGAATTTTAGTAAGCAAGCAGCCTGGGCTTGAAGCTTGCTCTATCGGACCGAACATCCACTCGCCTCACTCGGTAAATGAGCGCTGCGAGATAGAGTCAGTCGAGATGATGGATAAGGTAGTAAGAAATATAATCGCTAGATTTCAATAA